One Serpentinicella alkaliphila DNA segment encodes these proteins:
- a CDS encoding helix-turn-helix transcriptional regulator — translation MGKSERINDMMIYLNNKNYFNLKDVMERYSISKSTALRDIQSLEKIGMPIFSEAGRNGRYGILRNRLLSPIVFTIDEMYALYFAMITLNSYESTPFHLSVANLKHKFETCISDEHINAIRKMEQILSFEVSKHHNSSPLLKNILKMAVEETVCKITYNKRETVTQFFVQFFNISASYGQWYVTAFNFDTNKVQVFRCDKIITLDESTVYSSKPIKELTNLSANTFKHKGATDFEVSILSKGIDLFYKEHYPSMQLHIEGHQYIIRGFYNKGEENFIANYFLNYTVNIISIKPQKLKKLLQDKISILESHYKNL, via the coding sequence ATGGGAAAATCAGAAAGAATAAACGACATGATGATATATTTAAATAACAAAAACTACTTTAATCTAAAAGATGTTATGGAAAGATATAGTATATCAAAAAGTACTGCGTTAAGGGATATACAATCTCTTGAAAAAATTGGTATGCCCATATTTTCTGAAGCCGGGAGAAATGGAAGATATGGCATCTTAAGAAATAGATTGTTATCACCTATCGTTTTTACAATTGATGAAATGTATGCTCTATATTTTGCAATGATTACATTGAATTCCTATGAATCAACACCATTTCATTTAAGTGTAGCAAACTTAAAGCATAAATTTGAAACTTGTATTTCTGATGAACATATAAATGCAATTCGTAAAATGGAACAAATATTAAGTTTTGAAGTTTCAAAGCACCATAATAGTAGCCCTCTTTTAAAAAATATTTTAAAGATGGCAGTAGAAGAAACAGTTTGCAAAATTACTTACAACAAAAGAGAAACAGTAACACAATTCTTTGTGCAGTTCTTTAATATTTCTGCTAGCTACGGTCAGTGGTATGTAACTGCATTTAACTTTGACACAAATAAAGTTCAAGTATTTCGTTGTGATAAAATTATTACCCTCGACGAAAGCACTGTCTATTCCTCAAAGCCAATAAAGGAATTAACAAATCTTTCAGCTAATACCTTTAAACACAAGGGAGCCACCGATTTTGAAGTTAGTATCCTATCCAAAGGAATCGATTTATTCTATAAGGAACATTACCCCTCAATGCAACTTCACATTGAGGGACATCAGTATATTATTCGGGGGTTCTATAATAAAGGGGAAGAGAATTTTATTGCAAACTATTTTCTCAACTACACAGTCAATATTATTTCCATCAAACCACAAAAGCTTAAAAAGCTATTGCAAGATAAGATTTCTATTTTAGAAAGTCATTATAAAAACTTATAG
- a CDS encoding pyridoxamine 5'-phosphate oxidase family protein — protein sequence MNTKSEFERIMATQTEIALATSVNDVCNVRIVNFIYDETSQTLFFATFGDNDKVKEFEQNRNVAFTTVPHKGNEHVKAKAQVNKSNLSIFDVKGSFISKIPDYKDTINQVGQFLVLFEVKFNTAIVTLDFENIDIISLA from the coding sequence ATGAATACTAAGAGTGAATTTGAAAGAATTATGGCTACCCAAACGGAAATTGCTTTAGCCACAAGTGTCAATGATGTGTGTAATGTTAGGATCGTTAATTTCATTTACGATGAGACTTCTCAAACTTTGTTTTTTGCAACCTTTGGAGATAATGATAAGGTTAAAGAATTTGAGCAAAATCGTAATGTAGCTTTTACAACGGTTCCTCATAAAGGGAATGAACACGTTAAAGCAAAAGCGCAGGTTAATAAAAGTAACCTCAGTATTTTTGATGTAAAAGGCAGCTTTATATCAAAGATTCCAGACTATAAAGATACGATTAATCAAGTGGGGCAATTTCTTGTACTTTTTGAAGTCAAATTTAATACTGCTATAGTTACATTGGACTTTGAAAATATTGATATAATATCTTTAGCATAG
- a CDS encoding transposase, with product MYHVIIRGANRQEIFHDDEDCLRFLETLEKYKVKSAIKIYGWCLMNNHIHLLIEEGKEELSTTMKRIGVSFVGYYHLKYDTTGHLF from the coding sequence ATATATCACGTAATAATTAGAGGTGCAAATAGGCAGGAGATATTTCATGATGATGAGGACTGCTTAAGATTTCTTGAAACATTAGAAAAATATAAAGTAAAAAGTGCAATTAAGATATATGGTTGGTGTTTGATGAATAATCATATTCATTTACTTATTGAAGAAGGTAAAGAGGAACTTTCAACAACTATGAAAAGGATAGGTGTAAGCTTTGTAGGGTATTATCACCTAAAGTATGATACTACAGGACATTTATTTTAA
- a CDS encoding integrase core domain-containing protein, whose translation MQYTCEAYQKSTEKFINSYSRKANPWDNACIESFHALIKREWINRFKILDYNHAYRLVVNYIEAVYNTVRIHSHCGYLSPNQYEADYNKELRKLYQEAS comes from the coding sequence GTGCAATATACATGTGAAGCGTATCAAAAATCTACAGAAAAATTTATAAATAGTTATTCTAGGAAAGCTAATCCATGGGACAATGCATGTATAGAATCATTCCATGCATTAATTAAAAGAGAGTGGATAAATAGATTCAAGATATTAGATTATAATCATGCATATCGATTGGTTGTTAACTATATAGAAGCAGTTTATAATACAGTAAGAATACATAGCCATTGTGGATATTTATCTCCAAATCAGTATGAAGCTGACTATAACAAGGAGCTAAGGAAATTATACCAAGAAGCGAGTTGA
- a CDS encoding IS91 family transposase, which translates to MHALIAEGALDKDNKFKAVKYIPYEFLRKSCQKVLLDIVKNKLVPKKPKLGKLINELNKRYREGFYVHAETKMDSAKKAAEYIGRYLARPAIAEYRIIKYDGEVVKFWYEDHKTGEVVERELTALEFIGKIIMHIPKKHFKMVRRYGLYRRDLNKIAKESISLQMYYKRKKEKGKKAREKNMERKNNRELWKESNKMSKVQ; encoded by the coding sequence ATACACGCACTAATTGCAGAAGGAGCATTAGATAAAGACAATAAATTTAAAGCAGTGAAATATATTCCGTATGAATTTCTAAGGAAATCATGTCAGAAGGTGCTACTGGATATAGTAAAAAATAAATTAGTACCTAAAAAGCCAAAGCTAGGAAAACTAATTAATGAGCTAAACAAGAGATATCGAGAAGGATTTTATGTACATGCTGAAACTAAAATGGATAGCGCGAAGAAAGCAGCGGAATATATAGGTAGGTACCTAGCAAGACCGGCAATAGCAGAATATAGAATAATTAAGTATGACGGTGAAGTAGTAAAGTTTTGGTATGAAGATCATAAGACAGGAGAAGTTGTTGAAAGAGAATTAACAGCATTGGAATTTATAGGGAAAATAATCATGCATATCCCTAAAAAACATTTTAAGATGGTAAGAAGATATGGACTATATAGAAGAGATTTAAATAAGATAGCAAAAGAGTCAATAAGTCTTCAAATGTATTATAAAAGGAAAAAAGAAAAAGGAAAAAAAGCTAGAGAAAAAAACATGGAAAGAAAGAATAATAGAGAGCTTTGGAAAGAATCCAATAAAATGTCCAAAGTGCAATAA
- a CDS encoding DUF6431 domain-containing protein has product MITLITDKINTFNQISYNKFLDTINLYQLSCSCTLSGCLIKHGYYNRSIKTPEGFITLSILRMKCKRCGKTHAIFPKFIVPYSQILLNDHISIIRAYISNDSFESIMTTNEYIDESNIRYVISMYLRYWKEALAAFGFSIADDIVSIIRHCLSTFKRQFMQIKCIPNIIFT; this is encoded by the coding sequence ATGATAACTCTAATTACAGATAAAATCAATACATTTAATCAAATTTCATATAATAAATTTCTTGATACTATAAACCTCTACCAATTATCTTGCTCCTGTACCTTGTCTGGCTGCCTTATTAAACATGGTTACTATAACCGTTCTATTAAGACACCCGAAGGTTTCATTACACTGTCCATTTTGCGCATGAAATGTAAACGCTGTGGCAAGACGCATGCCATATTCCCTAAGTTTATCGTTCCTTACTCCCAAATACTTCTTAATGACCATATATCAATTATAAGAGCATATATTTCCAATGATTCATTTGAATCCATTATGACTACCAATGAATATATAGATGAAAGTAACATCAGATATGTTATCAGTATGTATTTAAGGTACTGGAAGGAAGCTCTTGCTGCTTTCGGATTTTCTATTGCCGATGATATCGTATCCATCATAAGACACTGTCTTTCTACATTCAAACGGCAGTTTATGCAGATTAAATGCATACCAAATATTATATTTACATAA
- a CDS encoding helix-turn-helix domain-containing protein, with amino-acid sequence MNDEARRNIALFRYGIIAPIVSGTYDEDKSIKEFFSDTAKKTYTNPRGEDTKISASTLERWYYSYRQSGFDALIPQRRRDTGQPRKIDEDIMEQVRFLKKEYPRIPATLIHQKLIDNKHHK; translated from the coding sequence ATGAATGATGAAGCAAGAAGAAATATTGCGCTTTTTAGATACGGGATCATCGCTCCAATAGTAAGTGGAACCTACGATGAAGATAAAAGTATAAAAGAGTTTTTTTCTGATACGGCTAAAAAAACCTATACCAATCCAAGAGGTGAAGATACAAAAATTTCTGCCTCAACTCTTGAACGGTGGTACTACAGTTATAGGCAAAGTGGCTTTGATGCCCTTATTCCACAACGAAGGCGTGACACCGGACAGCCCAGAAAAATTGACGAAGATATAATGGAGCAGGTTCGCTTTCTAAAAAAGGAATACCCACGAATACCTGCAACTTTAATACATCAGAAGTTAATTGATAATAAGCACCATAAATAA
- a CDS encoding integrase core domain-containing protein — translation MILHKSYVYHENKFVTRFGRPKILNFDNGSCYKNKQMELLVARIGSTINYCAPYTPTSKAKVERWFKTLKDQWMSQLNMSDYSSIAELREALLNYVNHYNQSIHSSLNGLCPQDRFFNESYLIKRLPEELIETTFLLEYERRVSADNVVMIDEIEYEVPYRYSKQKVTLRYSPDLSKIYVVDKHTGELTAIKLLNKQENSLIKREKVKFTGGKY, via the coding sequence ATGATACTTCATAAATCTTATGTCTATCATGAAAACAAATTTGTCACAAGATTTGGAAGACCAAAGATTTTAAATTTTGATAATGGATCATGCTATAAAAATAAACAGATGGAACTTCTAGTTGCAAGGATAGGTTCAACCATAAATTACTGTGCTCCATACACTCCAACCAGTAAAGCGAAAGTAGAAAGGTGGTTTAAAACATTGAAAGATCAATGGATGTCTCAGCTAAACATGAGTGATTACTCATCTATTGCTGAACTTCGTGAAGCCTTACTAAACTATGTTAATCATTATAATCAGAGCATACATAGTTCTCTTAACGGGTTGTGCCCCCAAGATAGGTTCTTTAATGAATCATATCTTATAAAAAGATTACCTGAAGAGTTGATTGAAACAACATTTCTTCTTGAGTACGAGAGGCGTGTATCTGCTGATAACGTAGTAATGATAGATGAAATTGAGTATGAGGTGCCTTATCGTTATTCAAAACAGAAAGTTACCTTAAGGTATTCACCTGACCTTAGTAAAATCTATGTAGTTGACAAGCATACCGGTGAACTTACAGCTATAAAACTGTTAAATAAGCAGGAAAATTCACTGATAAAAAGAGAAAAAGTAAAATTTACGGGAGGCAAATATTAA
- a CDS encoding ExeA family protein, whose protein sequence is MIDYISRYGLDFNPFIKNTKDIVVETSEYNEIIYRLNYLLNNKGFGVITGGPGRGKTTAIRSWVNGLNNSLYKVIYTSLSTLTVSEFYKHLSSELGLEPMHKKTDNFKNIQAEINRYSIEKRITPVIIIDEANYINNAVLNDLKMLFNFDMDSKDRAVVILVGLPQLNNTLRLVANEPLRQRVTMNYNLDSLKERRITFLYKRKTFGCKIYFGNL, encoded by the coding sequence ATGATCGATTACATTAGCAGATATGGGCTTGACTTTAACCCATTCATAAAGAACACAAAAGATATCGTAGTGGAGACATCTGAATACAATGAAATAATCTACAGGCTTAATTATCTTTTAAACAATAAAGGTTTCGGAGTAATTACAGGTGGTCCAGGACGGGGTAAGACTACAGCAATTAGGAGCTGGGTTAATGGGCTTAATAACTCTTTATACAAGGTTATATATACTTCACTGTCAACACTTACAGTGAGTGAGTTCTACAAACATCTGTCATCAGAACTAGGCCTTGAGCCAATGCATAAAAAAACAGACAACTTTAAAAATATACAAGCAGAAATAAACAGGTATTCCATTGAGAAACGTATAACCCCAGTAATAATAATAGATGAAGCTAACTACATCAACAATGCTGTACTTAATGACCTTAAAATGCTTTTTAATTTTGATATGGATTCAAAAGATAGAGCCGTAGTTATTCTTGTAGGCTTGCCTCAGCTTAATAATACTTTAAGATTAGTTGCTAATGAACCATTAAGACAAAGAGTTACTATGAACTATAATCTCGATAGTCTCAAAGAGAGAAGAATCACTTTCTTATATAAAAGGAAAACTTTCGGGTGCAAAATCTACTTTGGAAATCTTTAA
- a CDS encoding TVP38/TMEM64 family protein, which produces MKIFKLYKRKQKRILKGSLLILFLVLVLILHRYIPYHDKGELLDYFDEISGNKNIGFTFIIITIFSSILCIPISWLKALAGAYFGVEKAFFYSMISATISCGVSFMIARILGQDIVNHIYNKHFSKKLSIDTRKYLEKINDFSSTHIFILRNIYFFPFALTNYLLGVTTIPFKKYMLASTLGMLPGTFIYTFFFSKITSCCSSN; this is translated from the coding sequence ATGAAGATATTTAAATTATATAAAAGAAAGCAGAAGCGAATCCTAAAAGGTTCATTACTAATTTTATTTTTGGTGCTTGTTTTAATTTTGCATAGATACATACCCTACCATGACAAGGGAGAACTTTTGGACTATTTTGATGAAATTTCTGGCAATAAAAATATTGGCTTTACTTTTATCATTATAACTATATTTAGCAGCATCTTATGTATTCCTATTTCTTGGTTAAAAGCATTGGCAGGTGCTTATTTTGGTGTTGAAAAAGCCTTTTTTTACTCCATGATATCTGCAACTATCAGTTGTGGTGTGTCCTTTATGATTGCTAGGATATTAGGACAAGATATAGTAAACCATATATATAATAAGCATTTTAGTAAAAAACTAAGCATAGATACAAGAAAGTACTTAGAAAAAATCAATGATTTTAGTTCTACTCATATTTTTATCTTAAGGAATATATACTTCTTCCCATTCGCCCTGACTAATTATTTGTTAGGTGTCACAACTATACCCTTCAAGAAATATATGCTAGCCAGTACACTTGGCATGCTTCCAGGAACGTTTATTTATACTTTTTTTTTCTCAAAGATTACAAGTTGTTGTTCTTCAAATTAA